The following coding sequences lie in one Miscanthus floridulus cultivar M001 chromosome 9, ASM1932011v1, whole genome shotgun sequence genomic window:
- the LOC136480839 gene encoding uncharacterized protein: MLEDHKHNNQSSFAVQQMVLLDIPKLLESMQKDIKMYPLPDIDDTYDLSSDIPREIFEEASIKASIDDMALSKTLNEEQQSTYNEIMFAVDSDHEGFFFVDGPGSTRKTYLYRAMLAPIRSQDKIVVATATSGVAASIIPGGRTAHSRFKVPLTIDDGVFCSFKK, from the coding sequence ATGTTAGAGGACCACAAGCACAATAACCAATCTAGCTTTGCAGTGCAGCAGATGGTCCTTCTAGATATTCCCAAGTTGTTAGAATCAATGCAGAAGGACATAAAGATGTACCCACTTCCTGATATCGATGACACATATGATCTGTCTAGCGATATTCCTAGGGAGATTTTCGAGGAGGCTAGCATTAAGGCAAGCATTGATGACATGGCACTATCAAAGACCCTTAATGAGGAGCAGCAGTCTACCTATAATGAGATTATGTTTGCTGTTGATAGCGATCATGAGGGTTTCTTCTTTGTGGATGGACCTGGCAGCACCAGAAAGACTTATCTATACAGGGCCATGCTTGCTCCTATACGTAGTCAGGACAAGATTGTTGTGGCAACAGCAACATCTGGTGTTGCAGCCTCAATAATACCTGGTGGCAGAACTGCCCACTCGCGCTTCAAGGTTCCCCTCACTATCGATGATGGGGTCTTTTGCAGCTTCAAAAAATAG